Below is a genomic region from Triticum dicoccoides isolate Atlit2015 ecotype Zavitan chromosome 5A, WEW_v2.0, whole genome shotgun sequence.
AGTTCTTCAAGAATGGAAAGAAGGATGTTTTGGTAGCTACTGATGTTGCCTCAAAGGGTCTTGATTTCCCTGATATCCAGCATGTGATTAACTATGATATGCCTGCCGAGATAGAGAACTATGTCCACAGGATTGGTCGAACTGGCCGATATGGGAAAACTGGAATAGCAACTACATTCATCAACAAGAACCAGACAGAGACTACGCTTCTTGACCTGAAGCATCTGCTCAAGGAAGCGAAGCAAAGAATACCACCAGTGCTCGCTGAGCTAGTTGACCCACTGGAGGATGCTGAGGCTATCACAAAGGCGAGTGGTGTAAAGGGATGTGCGTCATGTGGTGGCCTTGGGCACCGTATTGCTGACTGTCCTAAGCTGGAGCACCAGAGGTCCGCGGTGATGGCTGGTTCCAGAAGAGATTACTACGGTGGTGGAGGTTACCGAGGAGAGATATGATTGCCTCATGTTACTGTGTGTAATGCTGTTTCAAGAGCTAAAATGCTGCAACGTGAGTTCATCCATGCTTGACATACACCACACCTTACCTTACATGTGTAGACATCAATAAACAATGAGATGACAATCCAGATACAGTAGGGAACTCCTTTTTTCTTTTCTGGAGGGTATTCACAAGTCAAAACCTAGTAATGCATATTGCTTTGTTGTGGTGCACAAGGTGCCACCCACTTCCATCACACCCTGTACCACACACCCATGTGAAACAGTCCGCCTTTTGTTGTTGTACCAAATGATGCTTTTCAATCTTCTATTTGGTAGCCGGGCCCACAAAGAAATTTGTAGAGATCTTTAAAGGCATACTATGGGCGTTTCTTTCCCTTTATTAAATGGTTTCAGTTAGCATGTGAATCTCCAGAGGTACATCAAGACATTTCAAACTGAGCTTTCAAATCCATCTGGTTCATTACTAAGGTTTGGAAATTCTTGTAAATATTAAGTGCCGATACCAAGCGTATAACACCGTACGGAGGTTTCAAAGGTCCAGTGTGAAATTGACTTGCCAGTTGCCATGCTCACTATAAGAGCCAGAAATTAGGCCAGTTTTGTTCCTAGTGGGTCATGAGCAAACCTAACAGATGAGCTCCATTTGACCACATCTTGTGATGGACAATGACATTGTGACCTTCACACTAGAAAGAGGGTAGCTTGCTTCTCTAGAACGCGACTGGGACTTAACGAACATTTTTAATTATTAAGCTTAGGTTTGGTGTCCTATTGCACAGACAGTAGTCCAAAGCAATGAAGATTGTTGCATTGTCGTAAAATTGCTCTAGGACCTAAACAAGTTATCGGGGACCTTAATGAACAACCATTACTCATATGGCAGgaaaaaatcatcacaaatgcaaCTTTTAATCACCTGATGTGAATAGGAGAAATTGTCATGAAGAAGACGGATGTCCGCGCCGGATCGACATTCTCATTCAGCCAGTCCGACCACGTTTTGAGCACCCGGCCATATGCCTCGATCCTCGGCACCTCGTCGTGCTCCGACCAAGACCTTGAATCTGGCCTCCTGCAGAAATTCAAACAGAAGAGCTACCTTTAGCATGCAGTTCAAGCAGATACAATAGTGTGGTTAAAATGTTTACAGAGATGGTCGGCGGACTGACTGACCGAACTTTGATGTCGGCGGTGTTCATCCACCAGATGTAGGTGTCGAAGATGAGGTAGTCCACACCCCTCCAATACTGGGCGTGTCCCTCGATCCTCTCGGGCCGTATGATCCGGTGCTCGATGCTGTGGATATTGGGGTCGTCAGAGTTGGACTCGACAAGGAATGGCGCCCAGTAGAACTCGAGCGTGGCGCGgtactccttggcgtggaagatggTGTTTGATCCCCGTTTGACCACCTTCTTCCTCCCCTTGCTCAAGATGGACTGCACCATGCACACCAGCGAGTAAAACTGGTTCCTGTTGAGCGAGTCCCCCACGAACATGAGCCGCTTCCCCCTCATCCTCTCCATGAACCTCCTGGCGTCGAACCTGATCGAATCCATCCACGATTCACCAACCAAACCATCTAATTGATCAGCCATGAAATATCTAAGGAGGTGTTTGTTGCAGATCTGACCAAGAGGGAAAATGAAACGAAGCGATCGAGAGTCGAGCATACGTGGGGAGGGAGCAGTTGTTGGGCTGCCATTGCCAGTACTGCCACAAATCGTCGTTGCGGCCGTTGGCGAGGCAGGTGAGCTGCTTGGTGAGGAAGTTGCACTCTTTCTCCCGGTAGAGGGGGAGGGACTCGTTGTCGAAGACCCAGCGGCCGTGGGCGAGGTCGCAGGTGGGCGGGGGCAGCTCGATGGGGGGAAGGCCGGAGACGTTGTAGATGTCGGCGTCCGGGTAGAGGTAGTCGTCGATGGAGAGCTCGGCGATGGTGCGCGCGTCCTCGCCGTACATGATGAGCGCGAGGAGGGCGATGGCGCAGGCGAGCGTGGCGACCGGGGACCGGCGGGCCGCGGCGAAGAGGGGCCGGCTGGTGGAGGCGAGGGAGTCCAGCCCCAGGGGGTGGCGCGGGCGCGGCTTGGTGGCCGCCggggcggagggcggcggcggggcggtggagGGCGGCGACATGGCGGCGGCTTGTGGTGTGACCGCCGCCGCGGACGCGCGGGGGCGCTGTGGCTGGTTCGTTGGTGGGTGGGTGTCGGCAGCGAGGAAGAGGGGATCTGGGGGTGGTGATGGTGGAGTGAGAACGGGGAGGTGCCCTGCCCTGCGAAGCTCCGACGACTCCGGCAGGGAGGTGGTGGTGTCCTGATTTGTAGGGTGTTTGTCGGCGTCCGGCCGTGTGGCGTCGGTCAAGATCTATCCGCCGCCCCCCACCACCACACCACCTCTCTTCACGCTGACAGTAGAAAAACTGAAGAAGCGGCTTCCCTTAACTAGACTAGCGTGTTCTGACTTTGGAAGATTCCAATTCATACGCCAAATTACACAGCACAATTCACGTGCCGAGAACAAAACGGACGAAACCTCATTTTCCCATCCATTTTTCATGTATTATCTCTCTCTAGAGCATTTGCAATCGGATCCCCACTTTGCCCCTGTATGTCCGCATGGACGGTCCAaatagaagaaaaaagaaaaaaggcatCCGACTGGACTCCTCATATATGTGTCCGTCAATCCTCGTATATCTAGCTCAAATGTGTGTCCGTCAATCCTCGTATATCTAGCTCATATATGGAGGCGCCGGGTGTTCCGAGCATTCGTCTTATAGGATTTGACTCATCCAGTAtcactttatttttatttttctttatctaTCCCTACCAATCGCGAGGGAATGGTTGTATGCATGGGCAAATGAGGCTTGAATCGGACACGTCTGGACATGTGTGCAGACGTATAAAGGGTTAAATTTT
It encodes:
- the LOC119301009 gene encoding protein trichome birefringence-like 28; this encodes MSPPSTAPPPPSAPAATKPRPRHPLGLDSLASTSRPLFAAARRSPVATLACAIALLALIMYGEDARTIAELSIDDYLYPDADIYNVSGLPPIELPPPTCDLAHGRWVFDNESLPLYREKECNFLTKQLTCLANGRNDDLWQYWQWQPNNCSLPTFDARRFMERMRGKRLMFVGDSLNRNQFYSLVCMVQSILSKGRKKVVKRGSNTIFHAKEYRATLEFYWAPFLVESNSDDPNIHSIEHRIIRPERIEGHAQYWRGVDYLIFDTYIWWMNTADIKVRRPDSRSWSEHDEVPRIEAYGRVLKTWSDWLNENVDPARTSVFFMTISPIHISPDKWGNPHGIKCAKETLPVLNYTEPLDLNHDMRLYDMVASTARSMKKVPVTLIDITRMSDYRKDAHTSVYSVRRGYLLTPKQKNDPQNFADCIHWCLPGVPDVWNTVLYTRIFSKSPPSLPPALTLPPPQ